A stretch of Acidobacteriota bacterium DNA encodes these proteins:
- a CDS encoding PD40 domain-containing protein yields the protein MSPDGGRIAYQWWVGDEEYELRVVAAGGGEERVIVPRTANHYSLRTPLEWSADGSQILCLMEQVNGHWVDLALIPADGGAPKLLHSFPEEDPGHVSLSPDGRFVAYDFPRHSGSVTGTQLIILPTDGSPPRSLIDGSANDGSPLWTPDSAQIFFTSDRSGESDGWIVDVSDGVSRGQPRLVSRNMEFARPVALTSDGRYHYRLDTSALHVYVVPVDLAGGSPQGKSVRFPLGAVAAYSLPGWSPDFRFLAYLTGPSSPGPPVIRDASGITIVDTLSGTRRDIVPQLSALRDRLPLWSPSGDSIFVKGTSLENRTGYFRVDVVSGETAPVMFLDSPDRYSAFRWSVDGRALLYMDAERGIVAHDLASGREAIVVDWKANKFLGFFGFAASPDGHSLAFGAQGAGSFAPAVFAQAFGGAPIDLFRLGSSEPGNRKLLNVLAWTPDNQEILFATLKFGLAVGSDVPYQLWRVPAAGGEPQNVGVRIPGFAPPYATSLSPDLKFVAYSVVERADEMWVMEQFLPPRGSEIFRPRR from the coding sequence ATGTCGCCTGATGGGGGTCGCATTGCGTACCAGTGGTGGGTTGGTGACGAGGAGTACGAGCTGCGAGTCGTCGCCGCCGGCGGCGGCGAGGAACGGGTCATCGTTCCGCGGACGGCGAACCACTACTCCTTGCGGACGCCGCTGGAATGGTCCGCGGACGGTTCGCAGATCTTGTGTCTGATGGAACAAGTCAATGGCCACTGGGTAGACCTTGCTCTCATACCGGCAGATGGCGGTGCGCCGAAGCTCTTACATTCGTTCCCAGAGGAGGACCCGGGCCATGTGAGCCTATCGCCCGACGGCCGCTTTGTAGCCTATGATTTTCCTCGCCATTCGGGCTCAGTCACTGGAACCCAACTCATCATTCTCCCGACAGACGGGTCGCCACCACGGTCACTGATTGATGGATCGGCGAACGATGGAAGCCCTTTGTGGACACCGGACAGTGCGCAGATCTTCTTCACCAGCGATCGATCTGGCGAGTCAGACGGGTGGATCGTCGATGTCTCCGACGGTGTGTCGCGGGGCCAACCTCGATTGGTCTCAAGGAACATGGAGTTTGCGCGGCCTGTGGCCCTGACAAGTGACGGAAGGTACCATTACAGGCTGGACACAAGCGCCCTTCATGTCTATGTCGTCCCTGTCGATCTGGCCGGCGGCAGCCCGCAGGGCAAGTCTGTTCGGTTTCCACTTGGTGCTGTAGCTGCGTATTCCTTGCCGGGCTGGTCTCCCGACTTCAGATTCCTGGCCTACCTGACCGGGCCGTCAAGCCCTGGCCCCCCAGTCATTCGCGATGCCAGCGGGATTACGATCGTCGATACGTTGTCCGGGACAAGACGCGACATCGTTCCGCAGCTTTCTGCGCTCAGGGACCGCCTTCCGCTCTGGTCACCCAGCGGCGACAGCATTTTCGTTAAGGGCACAAGCTTGGAGAATCGGACGGGCTATTTCCGGGTCGACGTCGTGTCCGGCGAGACCGCACCAGTCATGTTTCTTGACTCTCCGGACCGCTATTCTGCGTTCCGCTGGTCAGTTGATGGGCGTGCACTGCTCTATATGGACGCTGAGCGCGGGATCGTGGCTCACGACTTGGCGAGCGGTCGGGAAGCGATCGTGGTGGACTGGAAGGCGAACAAGTTTCTTGGGTTCTTCGGGTTTGCGGCGTCGCCGGATGGCCACTCTCTGGCGTTTGGCGCACAGGGCGCTGGAAGCTTTGCCCCGGCCGTATTCGCGCAGGCCTTCGGTGGGGCGCCCATTGATCTGTTTCGATTGGGAAGCTCGGAACCTGGAAATAGGAAATTGCTCAACGTTCTGGCGTGGACGCCTGATAATCAGGAGATCTTGTTCGCCACATTGAAGTTCGGATTGGCCGTGGGCTCTGATGTACCTTACCAACTCTGGAGAGTCCCCGCGGCAGGTGGTGAGCCTCAGAATGTCGGCGTGCGTATACCTGGGTTTGCACCTCCGTACGCCACCTCCCTGAGTCCAGACCTCAAGTTCGTCGCATACAGCGTTGT